GATGCAATAAAGTCTCGTCGTTCAATTAAGAGTTTTAAAAATTACGAAATTACTAAAGATGAAATCAATCAGATTCTTGAAGCAGCAATTTTATCGCCAACTTCATACAACATTCAAAACTGGAGATTCGTAATTGTTACAGAGCAGAAACTCAAAGATCATATATGTCAATTATCCTATGGACAAAGACAAGTTGCTGAAGCTTCTCTAGTTATTGTACTCTGTGCAGACTTGAAGGCCTGGGAGAAAAATCCCGAGCGCTACTGGAAAAATGTTCCTGAAGAATCTCGAAATTATCTAGTTAATGGAATCAGACAGGCATATTCAGGG
This genomic window from Nitrosopumilus ureiphilus contains:
- a CDS encoding nitroreductase family protein yields the protein MDIFDAIKSRRSIKSFKNYEITKDEINQILEAAILSPTSYNIQNWRFVIVTEQKLKDHICQLSYGQRQVAEASLVIVLCADLKAWEKNPERYWKNVPEESRNYLVNGIRQAYSGNPELEKDQAIRSCGIASQTIMLAAKSMGYDSCPMEGFDYGKVGKLINLPDDHIVTMMVVIGKSAKEPAPRGGQLPLSDVVFENSF